A single window of Onychomys torridus chromosome 8, mOncTor1.1, whole genome shotgun sequence DNA harbors:
- the Znf692 gene encoding zinc finger protein 692 isoform X2 → MASPVADASRRRREKRRQLDARRSKCRIRLGGHMEQWCLLKERLGFSLHSQLAKFLLDRYTSSGCVLCAGPEPLPHKGLQYLVLLSHRHSRECSLVPGLRGPGGGDGELVWECSAGHTFSWEPSLIPTPSEVPKQHPLTHTTERTWCSEARRKQEPEGLECEQHKRTQETRLSRGVESPLETFPPPGEEQDVEEEDEDEDEELLSDASPWTYSSSPDDEPDVPKPPPSPVTHTPKEGEIPPAPATFPTPCAVLASLGSTAVLTSDAEVQLELSRTPQASVELQMTESLDSPGSQAQSAPNPTWDEDTAQIGLRRIRKAAKRELMPCDFPGCGRIFSNRQYLNHHKKYQHIHQKSFCCPEPACGKSFNFKKHLKEHVKLHSDTRDYICEFCARSFRTSSNLVIHRRIHTGEKPLQCEICGFTCRQKASLNWHRRKHAETAAALRFPCEFCGKRFEKPDSVAAHCSKSHPTLLPAHESPGFFESSPSVSATEPLQSPEGAGLFSSSDSNLAPSTASSSQPGVVDPRDAERSQTVVPRN, encoded by the exons ATGGCCTCTCCGGTGGCAGATGCATCCCGTCGGCGGCGGGAGAAGCGTAGGCAGCTGGACGCGCGCCGCAGCAAGTGCCGCATCCGCCTGGGCGGCCACATGGAGCAGTGGTGCCTCCTCAAGGAGCGGCTGGGCTTCTCCCTGCATTCACAGCTCGCCAAGTTCCTGTTGGACCG GTACACTTCTTCAGGATGTGTCCTCTGTGCAG GTCCAGAGCCGCTGCCACACAAGGGTCTGCAGTACCTGGTGCTCCTGTCTCATAGACACAGCCGGGAGTGCAGCCTAGTGCCTGGGCTTCGGGGGcctggaggtggagatggggagcTTGTGTGGGAGTGCTCAGCAGGCCACACATTCTCCTGGGAACCTTCTTTGATTCCTACACCTTCAGAGGTGCCTAAGCAGCACCCCCTTACACACACAACTGAGAGAACCTGGTGCTCAGAGgccaggaggaagcaggagcctgaag GTTTGGAATGTGAGCAGcataaaagaactcaagaaaccaggcTGTCCAG GGGAGTAGAATCCCCATTGGAGACCTTCCCACCCCCAGGAGAGGAACAGGATgtggaagaagaggatgaggatgaggatgaagagCTGCTCAGTGATGCCAGCCCATGGACCTACAGCTCCTCCCCAGATGA TGAACCAGATGTCCCTAAGCCGCCTCCATCCCCTGTTACTCACACACCTAAGGAGGGAGAGATCCCGCCAGCACCTGCAACTTTCCCCACCCCTTGTGCTGTTCTTGCCTCTTTGGGTTCCACAGCTGTGCTGACATCAGATGCTGAGGTGCAGCTGGAACTCAGCAGAACCCCCCAGGCCTCTGTAGAGCTGCAAATGACCGAATCTCTGGACAG TCCTGGGAGTCAGGCCCAGTCTGCTCCAAACCCAACCTGGGATGAGGACACTGCTCAGATTGGGCTCAGGAGAATTAG GAAAGCTGCCAAAAGAGAGCTGATGCCCTGTGACTTCCCTGGCTGTGGAAGGATCTTCTCCAACCGGCAGTATTTGAAT CACCACAAGAAGTACCAGCACATCCACCAGAAGTCATTCTGCTGCCCCGAGCCAGCTTGTGGGAAGTCCTTCAACTTTAAAAAGCATCTGAAGGAACATGTGAAGCTGCACAGTG ATACCCGGGACTACATCTGTGAATTCTGTGCTCGCTCTTTCCGCACTAGCAGCAACCTTGTCATCCACAGACGaatccacacaggagagaagccCCTACA GTGTGAGATATGTGGGTTCACTTGCCGTCAGAAGGCCTCTCTAAACTGGCACCGACGCAAGCATGCAGAGACGGCAGCTGCCCTGCGCTTTCCCTGTGAATTTTGTGGCAAACGCTTTGAGAAGCCAGACAGTGTGGCAGCTCACTGCAGCAAAAGCCACCCAACTCTGCTCCCTGCACACGAGTCACCTGGCTTTTTTGAGTCTAGTCCCAGCGTCTCTGCCACTGAACCCTTGCAATCTCCTGAGGGGGCTGGCCTATTTTCCTCTTCTGACTCTAATCTTGCCCCCTCAACAGCCAGTTCTTCACAACCTGGCGTGGTAGACCCTAGGGATGCAGAGAGAAGTCAGACGGTGGTCCCCAGGAACTAG
- the Znf692 gene encoding zinc finger protein 692 isoform X1 yields MASPVADASRRRREKRRQLDARRSKCRIRLGGHMEQWCLLKERLGFSLHSQLAKFLLDRYTSSGCVLCAGPEPLPHKGLQYLVLLSHRHSRECSLVPGLRGPGGGDGELVWECSAGHTFSWEPSLIPTPSEVPKQHPLTHTTERTWCSEARRKQEPEGLECEQHKRTQETRLSRGVESPLETFPPPGEEQDVEEEDEDEDEELLSDASPWTYSSSPDDSEPDVPKPPPSPVTHTPKEGEIPPAPATFPTPCAVLASLGSTAVLTSDAEVQLELSRTPQASVELQMTESLDSPGSQAQSAPNPTWDEDTAQIGLRRIRKAAKRELMPCDFPGCGRIFSNRQYLNHHKKYQHIHQKSFCCPEPACGKSFNFKKHLKEHVKLHSDTRDYICEFCARSFRTSSNLVIHRRIHTGEKPLQCEICGFTCRQKASLNWHRRKHAETAAALRFPCEFCGKRFEKPDSVAAHCSKSHPTLLPAHESPGFFESSPSVSATEPLQSPEGAGLFSSSDSNLAPSTASSSQPGVVDPRDAERSQTVVPRN; encoded by the exons ATGGCCTCTCCGGTGGCAGATGCATCCCGTCGGCGGCGGGAGAAGCGTAGGCAGCTGGACGCGCGCCGCAGCAAGTGCCGCATCCGCCTGGGCGGCCACATGGAGCAGTGGTGCCTCCTCAAGGAGCGGCTGGGCTTCTCCCTGCATTCACAGCTCGCCAAGTTCCTGTTGGACCG GTACACTTCTTCAGGATGTGTCCTCTGTGCAG GTCCAGAGCCGCTGCCACACAAGGGTCTGCAGTACCTGGTGCTCCTGTCTCATAGACACAGCCGGGAGTGCAGCCTAGTGCCTGGGCTTCGGGGGcctggaggtggagatggggagcTTGTGTGGGAGTGCTCAGCAGGCCACACATTCTCCTGGGAACCTTCTTTGATTCCTACACCTTCAGAGGTGCCTAAGCAGCACCCCCTTACACACACAACTGAGAGAACCTGGTGCTCAGAGgccaggaggaagcaggagcctgaag GTTTGGAATGTGAGCAGcataaaagaactcaagaaaccaggcTGTCCAG GGGAGTAGAATCCCCATTGGAGACCTTCCCACCCCCAGGAGAGGAACAGGATgtggaagaagaggatgaggatgaggatgaagagCTGCTCAGTGATGCCAGCCCATGGACCTACAGCTCCTCCCCAGATGA CAGTGAACCAGATGTCCCTAAGCCGCCTCCATCCCCTGTTACTCACACACCTAAGGAGGGAGAGATCCCGCCAGCACCTGCAACTTTCCCCACCCCTTGTGCTGTTCTTGCCTCTTTGGGTTCCACAGCTGTGCTGACATCAGATGCTGAGGTGCAGCTGGAACTCAGCAGAACCCCCCAGGCCTCTGTAGAGCTGCAAATGACCGAATCTCTGGACAG TCCTGGGAGTCAGGCCCAGTCTGCTCCAAACCCAACCTGGGATGAGGACACTGCTCAGATTGGGCTCAGGAGAATTAG GAAAGCTGCCAAAAGAGAGCTGATGCCCTGTGACTTCCCTGGCTGTGGAAGGATCTTCTCCAACCGGCAGTATTTGAAT CACCACAAGAAGTACCAGCACATCCACCAGAAGTCATTCTGCTGCCCCGAGCCAGCTTGTGGGAAGTCCTTCAACTTTAAAAAGCATCTGAAGGAACATGTGAAGCTGCACAGTG ATACCCGGGACTACATCTGTGAATTCTGTGCTCGCTCTTTCCGCACTAGCAGCAACCTTGTCATCCACAGACGaatccacacaggagagaagccCCTACA GTGTGAGATATGTGGGTTCACTTGCCGTCAGAAGGCCTCTCTAAACTGGCACCGACGCAAGCATGCAGAGACGGCAGCTGCCCTGCGCTTTCCCTGTGAATTTTGTGGCAAACGCTTTGAGAAGCCAGACAGTGTGGCAGCTCACTGCAGCAAAAGCCACCCAACTCTGCTCCCTGCACACGAGTCACCTGGCTTTTTTGAGTCTAGTCCCAGCGTCTCTGCCACTGAACCCTTGCAATCTCCTGAGGGGGCTGGCCTATTTTCCTCTTCTGACTCTAATCTTGCCCCCTCAACAGCCAGTTCTTCACAACCTGGCGTGGTAGACCCTAGGGATGCAGAGAGAAGTCAGACGGTGGTCCCCAGGAACTAG
- the Znf672 gene encoding zinc finger protein 672 yields the protein MFTAPGVAAVGGRPYSCSECGKSFRYSAVLLRHERAHGGDKRFRCLECGERCARASDLRAHRRTHAGQTLYVCSECGQSFSHNSLLDLHLGTHRRRSSHTRPCRLCGRRFPHIPALLLHRVRQHPPEKPHRCPLCARSFRQSALPFHLARVHPPETTTATAPSPSPLHHCTQCPRAFHSSAGLRNHSRIHVVLSLSDPGAEAHQCGVCGKSFSKSSTLTRHLQRHSGEKPYKCPECGKGFLESATLVRHQRTHTGEKPYACSDCGRCFSESSTLLRHQRSHQGERPHVCPTCGKGFGQRYDLVVHQRSHTGERPFPCPECGRGFTDRSDLTKHLRTHTGEKPYHCELCGKRFTCISNLNVHLRNHAGHKPHKCPECGKSFSVASKLALHRKTHLGERTAECTECGKFFSHGRSLSQHQRSHRRARAAAIAATTTTAVVTEVTVGPPLALTGPTQQERSGLLVSPFQETC from the coding sequence ATGTTCACAGCGCCTGGCGTGGCGGCGGTGGGGGGAAGGCCTTATTCCTGCAGTGAGTGTGGCAAAAGCTTTCGGTACAGTGCAGTGCTGCTGCGCCACGAACGTGCCCATGGTGGTGACAAACGTTTCCGCTGTCTAGAGTGTGGTGAACGCTGTGCTCGAGCCTCAGACTTGCGTGCACACAGGCGGACCCATGCTGGCCAGACCCTCTACGTCTGCAGTGAGTGTGGCCAGAGCTTCAGTCACAACAGCCTGCTGGACCTACACTTGGGGACACACCGAAGGCGTAGTAGCCACACCCGCCCTTGCCGCCTCTGTGGCCGTCGCTTCCCTCACATCCCTGCACTACTGCTGCATCGGGTCCGTCAGCACCCACCTGAGAAGCCCCACCGCTGCCCTCTGTGTGCCCGCTCCTTTCGGCAGAGTGCTCTTCCTTTTCATCTGGCACGGGTGCACCCCCCAGAGACCACCACTGCCACTGCTCCTTCCCCCAGCCCGCTGCACCACTGTACACAGTGCCCACGGGCCTTCCATAGCAGTGCTGGGCTGCGGAACCATTCCCGCATCCACGTCGTCCTCAGCCTCAGCGACCCTGGCGCCGAGGCCCAccaatgtggtgtgtgtggtaagAGTTTCAGCAAGAGTTCCACGCTCACACGACACCTCCAGAGGCACTCCGGGGAGAAGCCCTACAAGTGCCCTGAGTGTGGCAAGGGCTTCCTGGAGAGTGCCACGCTGGTACGGCACCAGCGAACGCACACTGGAGAAAAGCCATATGCATGTAGCGACTGCGGTCGCTGCTTTAGCGAGAGCTCCACACTGCTGCGCCATCAGCGCAGCCACCAGGGTGAACGGCCCCACGTGTGCCCTACTTGCGGCAAGGGCTTTGGACAGCGATATGACCTTGTGGTGCACCAGCGCAGCCACACGGGGGAGAGGCCTTTCCCATGCCCAGAGTGCGGCCGGGGCTTCACAGACCGCTCAGACCTCACCAAACACCTGCGCACACACACTGGGGAAAAGCCTTATCACTGTGAGCTGTGTGGCAAGCGATTCACCTGCATCTCCAACCTCAATGTGCATTTACGCAATCATGCCGGCCATAAACCACATAAGTGCCCAGAGTGTGGCAAGTCCTTCAGTGTTGCTTCCAAGCTTGCACTGCACAGAAAAACACACCTAGGTGAGAGGACAGCAGAGTGCACGGAGTGTGGCAAATTCTTTAGCCATGGCCGATCTCTGTCACAGCACCAGCGTTCCCATAGACGTGCTAGAGCAGCTGCAATAGCAGCCACTACCACCACTGCTGTAGTCACTGAGGTGACAGTAGGTCCTCCCCTTGCCCTCACAGGGCCAACCCAACAGGAGAGATCAGGGCTCTTAGTGTCTCCATTTCAGGAAACTTGCTAA